A region of Vigna radiata var. radiata cultivar VC1973A chromosome 10, Vradiata_ver6, whole genome shotgun sequence DNA encodes the following proteins:
- the LOC106774771 gene encoding uncharacterized protein LOC106774771 — translation MAEQTALELIAEASELLFKIHPDLLSINKTLPELSPVTFSQLVPITSEQLLTAVGRDANDQMLPLAYAIVEVENKDTWTWFLELLIEDLGGPDVCSGMTIMSDQQKGLRQAVQDVFPGVAQRFXVRHLYANXRKKFPGKNLKKLMWRAALATHPQQWENIMRSIKEVNEDAFRHLMILPPRFWSRSRFTSTXTCDTLVNNMSEAFNSVLVNTRTKPIITMLEEIRLYMMKSWSAHRLFEVRHVSQTGDNFVVDIDQYSXSXRKWSISGIPCAHALAAMKLLNIDPQQHIPACFTKSAYEEIYSSVIFPINGNNLWEVTEWPDVMPPSKRQMPGRPKKKRRLEQWELQKSNTRMSKGGLLKRCGVCREPGHNKKNCPQKNQAXEHGQQPTSLAEDQPDSSQPVQN, via the exons ATGGCGGAACAGACGGCTTTAGAGTTAATTGCTGAAGCTTCGGAATTGTTGTTTAAGATCCATCCTGATCTGCTGTCTATTAATAAAACTCTGCCTGAACTCTCTCCGGTCACTTTCAGCCAACTTGTTCCGATCACATCCGAACAG CTACTAACTGCTGTGGGTCGAGATGCTAACGACCAAATGTTGCCACTAGCATATGCAATAGTAGAAGTTGAGAACAAGGACACTTGGACATGGTTTTTGGAGCTGTTGATTGAAGACTTAGGTGGTCCAGATGTGTGTTCTGGTATGACAATCATGTCAGATCAACAGAAG GGTCTAAGACAAGCAGTTCAAGATGTTTTTCCTGGAGTTGCACAAAGATTTTNTGTAAGGCATTTATATGCCAACTTNAGGAAGAAATTTCCTGGAAAGAATCTGAAAAAGCTCATGTGGAGGGCAGCTTTGGCTACTCACCCACAACAATGGGAGAATATCATGAGAAGCATCAAAGAGGTGAATGAAGATGCTTTTCGACACCTCATGATCCTTCCTCCAAG GTTTTGGTCTAGATCAAGGTTCACAAGCACANCTACATGTGATACCTTGGTCAATAATATGTCAGAAGCATTCAATAGTGTTCTGGTCAATACAAGGACNAAACCTATCATCACAATGTTGGAGGAAATCAGACTATACATGATGAAGAG CTGGTCTGCACATAGACTGTTTGAAGTCCGCCATGTGTCCCAAACTGGAGACAACTTCGTGGTGGATATAGATCAATATTCATGNTCATGNAGGAAATGGAGCATCTCGGGAATACCTTGTGCACATGCATTGGCTGCAATGAAGTTACTCAACATAGACCCACAACAACACATACCTGCTTGCTTTACAAAGTCAGCCTATGAGGAAATTTATTCCTCTGTTATTTTTCCCATCAATGGAAACAATCTCTGGGAGGTAACCGAATGGCCAGATGTGATGCCTCCATCAAAAAGACAGATGCCTGGACGtccaaagaagaagaggaggttaGAGCAATGGGAGTTGCAGAAAAGTAACACCAGAATGTCAAAAGGAGGATTACTCAAGAGATGTGGCGTGTGTAGGGAACCTGGTCACAACAAGAAAAACTGTCCCCAGAAAAACCAAGCACANGAACATGGACAACAACCCACTTCATTGGCTGAGGATCAACCAGATAGCTCACAACCAGTTCAGAACTAA
- the LOC106774770 gene encoding uncharacterized protein LOC106774770: MSMGHSCSSSTCNECGRKHLRSISSRGDGSWNRIEGSIICHCGESCVLRTAKTVKNRGKKFWGCPRYKVGSENGGCNYFRWCTDWGIEETVSCXVLEANVEIERDKKIASVQRALMGVQNWLKILVGVVFVMNIVIIAMLMGRA, from the coding sequence ATGTCCATGGGTCATTCTTGTTCGTCATCCACTTGCAATGAGTGTGGAAGAAAGCATTTGCGCTCTATCAGCTCTCGTGGAGATGGAAGCTGGAACAGAATTGAAGGTTCGATCATATGCCATTGTGGAGAAAGCTGTGTGTTGAGGACTGCAAAAACTGTTAAGAATCGAGGCAAAAAGTTTTGGGGTTGCCCTAGGTATAAGGTTGGAAGTGAAAATGGTGGATGCAACTACTTCAGATGGTGCACTGATTGGGGAATTGAAGAAACTGTTAGCTGTGANGTGTTGGAAGCAAATGTTGAAATTGAAAGGGATAAGAAGATAGCTTCTGTGCAGAGAGCTTTGATGGGTGTTCAAAATTGGTTGAAAATTTTGGTTGGGGTTGTATTTGTAATGAACATCGTTATCATTGCAATGTTGATGGGTCGAGCTTGA